The following proteins are co-located in the Armatimonadota bacterium genome:
- a CDS encoding prepilin-type N-terminal cleavage/methylation domain-containing protein yields the protein MKRRAFTLLELLTVIAITAVLLTIITIPLIQSFNIVRAAQGFADAQDRGRTLIDRIVAEVSNAAYVRDNSGIKGNVRIEVPTIVTADAANNTYVRVYLENAKLDIVYPAQGDPTPAPGGGLIDPDTGKVDPTLRAPKGDINLPTATGFKLVRYFIGLKNPLGGTAANPVAGRYVNPYEGVLMSRAAQPDNLFLLYRAEVNLREYDNAQSAWVINRELFDLDNDGTATPAELNTALDDPEFFMLRNEDPLAARVAKARRINAWLRRSRVLTEFSRYDMIMAPYDPRTRQVERYTDPLDGILKPRIISLVQFTPNRVDNEPMSGATAVRSGEETENAGKVGPDSYATDFGNWGSSFVRLRPSGYRDVNGILVSPWVVHEPWISTNPYLIGRERVVGGIVQGTSIYNYTAGNELTAGTELFDITEYLNSRDFDRVQPLPSGAGNLYYYPFSWAIRQAGNRTGNALVNTPNLRNDFIPFVPDPKQGKIVASFNITEVGNGSVLPPAGSDNRPQQACGDPLEPGRDTTLPATAPTTRYTDPMSDPANTASQINQRFNILWNDWASLAPTLEKSLYCKRFVDLRVVPNLDGEPSPLDPRTGYLRACIVPGSEVVIGPDQVDGPNYGQPIRYTRVSTSDNVGPNQYFINYVNQPEPNWGALGFTVPGNIFDPTFYQDSGATQARFVSQVLQPRYRAGYLELNSRPGEPLPVGNISVTYRFQFTEPNDVIEVDYDSRQLMNVLLTIRNFPQSSPTMAPTQQNITLKGQANVRNMLR from the coding sequence ATGAAGCGACGCGCTTTTACTCTGTTAGAACTGTTGACAGTGATTGCCATCACGGCGGTGCTGCTGACGATTATCACGATTCCGCTCATACAGAGCTTCAATATCGTGCGCGCCGCTCAAGGCTTTGCTGATGCGCAAGATCGTGGTCGAACATTGATCGACCGAATCGTCGCAGAAGTCAGCAATGCAGCCTACGTTCGCGACAACTCTGGCATCAAGGGGAACGTTCGAATCGAAGTTCCAACGATCGTGACTGCAGACGCGGCAAATAACACCTACGTCCGGGTTTATCTGGAAAATGCCAAGCTCGATATCGTTTATCCGGCTCAAGGCGACCCAACTCCGGCACCTGGTGGTGGCCTTATTGACCCTGACACAGGCAAGGTGGACCCAACTCTTCGCGCTCCGAAGGGTGATATCAACCTTCCAACCGCAACTGGCTTCAAGCTGGTTCGGTACTTCATTGGGCTGAAGAATCCGCTAGGTGGTACCGCGGCAAATCCTGTCGCTGGCCGATATGTCAATCCTTACGAAGGGGTTCTGATGTCCCGTGCGGCTCAGCCTGACAACCTGTTTTTGCTCTACCGGGCAGAAGTGAACCTTCGCGAATACGACAACGCTCAATCGGCATGGGTCATCAACCGCGAACTTTTTGACCTGGACAATGACGGTACGGCGACTCCAGCCGAGCTCAACACCGCTCTGGATGATCCTGAGTTCTTCATGCTGCGCAACGAAGATCCTCTCGCTGCCCGAGTCGCGAAGGCTAGAAGAATCAATGCCTGGCTCCGCCGCTCACGAGTTCTCACTGAATTCAGCCGCTACGACATGATCATGGCGCCTTACGATCCCCGCACTCGCCAGGTCGAGCGCTATACCGATCCTCTAGACGGAATCCTGAAGCCGCGAATCATCTCCTTGGTTCAGTTCACGCCGAACCGGGTGGATAACGAGCCGATGTCCGGCGCAACTGCCGTTCGCAGTGGAGAAGAAACCGAGAATGCCGGCAAAGTTGGACCAGATTCCTATGCCACAGATTTTGGTAACTGGGGCTCCTCATTCGTGCGGCTTCGGCCAAGCGGTTACCGCGATGTCAACGGCATTTTGGTTTCGCCATGGGTGGTTCACGAGCCTTGGATTTCGACCAATCCTTACCTGATCGGTCGCGAACGCGTCGTCGGTGGAATAGTGCAAGGGACGAGCATCTACAACTACACGGCAGGCAACGAGCTGACTGCTGGAACGGAATTGTTTGATATCACCGAGTATCTGAACTCGAGAGACTTTGACCGCGTTCAACCGCTCCCAAGTGGTGCTGGCAATCTCTACTACTATCCGTTCTCTTGGGCAATTCGTCAAGCAGGCAACCGAACCGGAAATGCGCTTGTCAATACGCCAAACTTGCGAAACGACTTCATTCCTTTCGTGCCGGATCCAAAGCAAGGCAAAATCGTGGCTAGCTTCAATATCACTGAAGTTGGAAATGGCTCCGTGTTGCCTCCGGCAGGGTCGGACAATCGGCCTCAGCAAGCATGCGGCGATCCGCTTGAGCCGGGCCGAGATACCACGCTTCCTGCGACCGCGCCAACAACTCGCTACACCGATCCGATGAGCGATCCCGCCAACACGGCTTCGCAGATCAACCAGCGATTCAACATTCTTTGGAACGACTGGGCAAGCCTCGCTCCAACGCTTGAAAAGAGCCTGTACTGCAAGCGATTCGTTGACTTGCGAGTGGTGCCAAATCTGGACGGCGAGCCAAGCCCGCTCGACCCTCGAACCGGTTACCTGCGCGCTTGCATCGTGCCAGGAAGTGAAGTAGTTATTGGCCCCGATCAAGTTGATGGCCCGAACTACGGCCAGCCGATTCGGTACACACGCGTTTCGACCTCGGATAACGTTGGCCCGAACCAGTACTTCATCAACTACGTGAATCAGCCTGAACCAAACTGGGGCGCGCTGGGATTCACAGTTCCTGGCAACATCTTCGATCCGACGTTCTACCAAGATTCAGGTGCAACTCAAGCTAGATTCGTTTCGCAGGTTTTGCAGCCGCGATACCGAGCTGGATACCTCGAGCTTAATTCTAGGCCGGGAGAACCGTTGCCAGTTGGAAACATTTCGGTGACTTATCGCTTCCAATTTACAGAGCCTAATGATGTGATTGAAGTGGACTACGATAGCCGGCAATTGATGAATGTGTTGCTGACCATCCGAAACTTCCCACAATCGAGTCCAACCATGGCCCCAACTCAGCAAAACATCACGCTGAAGGGACAGGCCAACGTACGAAACATGCTGCGATAA
- a CDS encoding prepilin-type N-terminal cleavage/methylation domain-containing protein yields the protein MTRTAHRKTQRGSSLLEILVVIVIFTVGILAAVQVYPGGLNVLRANRSNSVANALNRAEMERLKNEVEQMPVAVLPLTYAFRGTYRELELDLQKRPTDLMPTGATGLSTNGIITDADGGIGKWQLFSGANVARYVVGEGRRIPGPRFVQTATGTEFGGVMNLQFAPVFIETGFEYSDPSSADAVFFNKPHVVYGNDLIRRIVDTAPVGSRMRQDYTVFVDDEGLEMTVPQGPYRSDLAVGSASRFYRVSARVQYTTPAGTATQDLVRVLGVTMAANGVPRINYPVGLAALFAVATPGYTFERVEPDTLQVARIFEDVSTGNFLTEAQISARPEILDDAVYQYKRLNDRLGVLLFHPKGASYTERRNRGRFPLVAKVDYNVHDWRNLREDFRIPRPVPYQHKLLMESLKVLGNLDNDGTPNTTGIGFQVRVNGGGPLEYVDFLLLDRETGAVYTKSSYRVDKSRGIVYFNDLDNNPANGLTCDVIYSGMTTATRIPDVSGRSVRAIFQANGDFAVQLVKATTDYRPTFSQTLGFGQCYVGGTDVSAPSSLPTRLYFPLSDAGKKVIVGEAWYTDAGGNRKSLTEQEFIIRAPSGVDWGALAYVDLQEKDASAAGFDFSFGYALRSVRGASVTIRTTWNPSTFALSNDPVANLSKLNAFYTQTRRTSTETFLMKGAQE from the coding sequence ATGACCCGGACCGCGCATCGTAAAACTCAAAGAGGATCTTCGCTTTTAGAAATCCTCGTGGTGATCGTGATTTTCACAGTGGGCATTTTGGCCGCTGTGCAGGTCTATCCTGGGGGGCTCAATGTTCTGCGCGCGAACCGAAGTAATTCGGTCGCCAACGCGCTCAATCGCGCCGAAATGGAGCGATTGAAGAACGAAGTCGAGCAGATGCCGGTCGCTGTGTTGCCGCTGACCTATGCTTTCCGTGGCACTTACCGCGAACTTGAACTTGATCTCCAAAAACGGCCGACCGATTTGATGCCGACTGGCGCCACTGGACTTTCGACCAACGGAATCATTACCGACGCTGACGGAGGAATCGGCAAATGGCAGCTTTTTTCAGGTGCGAATGTCGCCCGGTACGTGGTCGGCGAGGGGCGCAGAATCCCTGGCCCGCGATTTGTTCAAACCGCAACCGGTACCGAATTTGGTGGCGTGATGAACCTGCAGTTCGCTCCGGTGTTCATCGAAACAGGCTTTGAGTATTCCGATCCGTCCTCTGCAGACGCGGTGTTCTTTAACAAACCTCACGTCGTGTACGGCAACGATCTGATTCGGCGAATCGTGGACACCGCTCCAGTCGGATCGCGGATGCGACAAGACTACACGGTCTTTGTTGACGACGAGGGGCTAGAAATGACTGTGCCACAGGGTCCATATCGTTCCGATTTGGCCGTTGGCAGCGCCTCCCGTTTCTACCGAGTTTCGGCGCGAGTGCAGTACACGACTCCGGCTGGTACCGCGACGCAAGACCTTGTTCGCGTGCTGGGCGTTACGATGGCCGCGAATGGCGTGCCGCGAATCAACTATCCAGTAGGACTCGCTGCGCTGTTTGCTGTGGCAACTCCTGGATACACCTTCGAGCGCGTCGAGCCAGACACTCTCCAAGTAGCAAGAATTTTTGAAGATGTGTCGACCGGTAATTTCTTGACTGAAGCACAAATTTCGGCTCGTCCAGAAATTCTGGATGACGCTGTGTATCAGTACAAGCGGCTCAATGACCGACTCGGCGTATTGCTGTTCCACCCGAAGGGTGCGAGCTATACAGAACGCCGAAATCGAGGTCGATTCCCGCTCGTTGCGAAGGTGGACTACAACGTTCATGACTGGAGAAATCTCCGCGAAGATTTCCGAATTCCGCGACCTGTGCCTTATCAACACAAGCTGCTGATGGAATCGCTGAAGGTACTCGGCAACCTCGACAACGACGGTACGCCGAACACCACTGGCATTGGCTTCCAGGTTAGGGTGAATGGTGGCGGACCACTCGAATACGTTGACTTCTTGCTGCTCGACCGGGAGACCGGCGCGGTGTACACGAAGTCGTCCTACCGAGTCGACAAATCCCGTGGCATCGTTTACTTCAATGACCTCGACAACAACCCAGCGAACGGTTTGACATGCGACGTGATTTACTCGGGAATGACGACCGCAACACGGATTCCTGATGTCTCGGGTCGATCGGTGCGTGCAATCTTCCAAGCAAATGGCGATTTCGCTGTTCAACTGGTCAAGGCGACCACGGATTACCGACCTACTTTCTCGCAGACACTTGGCTTTGGTCAGTGCTATGTTGGCGGGACGGATGTCTCTGCGCCAAGTTCGTTGCCGACCCGTCTCTACTTCCCGCTGTCTGATGCTGGAAAGAAGGTCATTGTCGGCGAAGCTTGGTACACCGATGCTGGTGGAAATCGTAAATCTCTGACCGAACAGGAGTTCATTATTCGGGCTCCATCGGGCGTAGATTGGGGCGCACTTGCCTATGTGGACTTGCAGGAAAAGGATGCGAGCGCGGCCGGTTTCGACTTTAGCTTTGGTTACGCTCTGCGATCAGTACGAGGTGCAAGCGTTACGATTAGGACCACTTGGAACCCTTCTACATTTGCGCTGTCTAACGATCCAGTAGCGAATTTGTCGAAGCTAAACGCCTTCTACACTCAAACTCGCCGAACGAGCACCGAGACGTTCCTGATGAAGGGAGCTCAAGAATAA